A window from Salvia hispanica cultivar TCC Black 2014 unplaced genomic scaffold, UniMelb_Shisp_WGS_1.0 HiC_scaffold_189, whole genome shotgun sequence encodes these proteins:
- the LOC125198684 gene encoding uncharacterized protein LOC125198684 — protein MEFTFLNDLKPWNSSSVIRVRCVRVYEFLKPGDKSNGTRIQGTLPHYLQNKFQDHIKEVDDSKFPRFMYSFKTFDLIKQITKMDEEPLIDIIGVVIDQGKVIRQPNSRLIESVIADSQHTTICCTLWGDIVDSYLKQIGKCRRTSEIRVSTYFNASRVCINYDIDEVTKFKERISGDDFFPCHETTVPFPSVEVSNEFDGLEVKSIEDVHKLEEGSHWIFGKIETVECHYGAWFYMACKTCVKKVTKVENMFNCGFCDSTERIALPRFRFVVNVVDNSGNASLLLWDRESVLLLGKRVGDIDVGPDEASDADCLPTEIEDKLLGQSVLFRVQLRNDFAYSNNHPYTVNKVCNLPHIVEKYIPTQLGLKSTATLIGSDVGETNGPEIVLSSSSSLPKETITTHPTERSTKRCLDLEFLGETTESGEENKIKKVAIKQEKE, from the exons ATGGAATTTACCTTCCTCAACGATCTTAAACCTTGGAATTCATCGTCAGTGATTCGAGTACGGTGTGTGCGTGTTTATGAATTCCTTAAACCTGGAGACAAATCAAAT GGCACTAGAATTCAAGGCACACTGCCccattatttacaaaataagtttCAAGACCATATTAAGGAAG TTGACGACTCCAAATTTCCAAGATTTATGTATTCGTTTAAGACGTTTGATCTCATCAAGCAGATCACAAAAATGGACGAAGAGCCTCTCATTG acATAATTGGTGTGGTTATCGACCAAGGCAAGGTCATTAGGCAACCTAATTCTCGCCTCATCGAGAGTGTGATTGCTGATTCGCA ACATACCACCATTTGTTGTACACTCTGGGGTGATATTGTTGACTCATATCTCAAGCAAATTGGAAAATGTCGTAGGACAA gTGAAATTCGTGTTAGTACGTATTTTAATGCATCTAGAGTTTGCATCAACTATGATATAGACGAAGTTACCAAATTCAAAGAGag GATTTCCGGTGACGATTTTTTCCCATGCCATGAAACAACTGTACCTTTCCCTTCGGTTGAGGTCTCTAATGAATTCGATGGTTTGGAGGTGAAATCTATTGAGGATGTTCACAAGCTTGAg GAAGGGTCGCATTGGATTTTTGGCAAGATAGAAACTGTAGAATGCCACTACGGAGCGTGGTTCTACATGGCGTGTAAAACATGCGTAAAAAAGGTGACTAAGGTGGAGAATATGTTCAACTGTGGATTTTGTGATAGTACTGAACGAATTGCCTTGCCGAG gttCAGGTTTGTTGTGAATGTTGTTGACAATAGTGGTAATGCTTCTCTGCTATTGTGGGATAGAGAGAGTGTGCTACTGTTAGGAAAAAGAGTTGGCGACATCGACGTTGGACCTGATGAG gCCAGCGATGCTGATTGTCTTCCTACTGAAATTGAGGACAAGCTCTTGGGTCAGAGTGTGCTTTTCAGAGTCCAACTGAGGAATGATTTTGCGTATTCGAATAATCATCCATATACAGTAAATAAAGTTTGCAATCTGCCGCATATCGTTGAGAAATATATTCCTACACAATTGGGATTGAAGTCCACTGCTACTTTGATTGGATCCGATGTTGGGGAG ACCAATGGACCGGAAATTGTTCTTTCAAGCTCATCATCTCTTCCCAAGGAAACTATCACTACACATCCCACTGAAAGGTCAACAAAGAGATGTTTGGACCTCGAGTTTTTAGGAGAGACGACTGAAAGTGGAGAGGagaataagattaaaaaagtGGCCATTAAGCAAGAAAAGGAATAA